GTATAAAAGCGATCGCTGCTAACCCATAACCCCAACCCAGTTCCACTCCTTCTAACTGAGCTTCTGTCCAGCTAAAACCATTCCAACGCCAAACTAAGGGCGGTTGCCGAGAAGGCATCTTGATTTGCTGTTGTTCTAGGTTGACAGTAAAAATCTCTTGACAAAAGTCACAAGCCATCGCTTCCATTAATGGCATATGAGTAATTTTACCAACGCGACAGACTGGGCAAGGGTAAACTCCGTGATAATCGAAAGATGTGGCTAGAATTTTAGAACGAGGCATCATAAAACCTAGTAGCGCTAATAAGGTGATTGGGCTGCTGGGAAATTTTACGAGAATAATGAATTGTCCGATTTCTGAAGGTTCATCAATATCCCTTTACCCATGACCCAAAATACTTGTAACTTTATATAATTTTTACGGTTATACGTCAGGAAAACGTCTTGACAGGCGCAATAGTACTGAGTTTAACCCTTTTTGGGGAGTTGTGGAGGTATTGACGCCACCAACTGCGTCTGTTATCTTGGCTTATATATAAGGTTTACATCAAAATAATCTACTTGCGCACAATAAAAATGTTCAACAGCAAATCTTACTTTTATTTTTGGTTTAAGGCGGTTCACCGGCGGTGAATTAAGTTTCCTAATGGAAACCGCCCGGTGAACCGCAGAGCCAACTCTGCGGTTTTTTTGTTTTTAGGAGTATTTCATCGTCATGGCCTATTTCGGTAGTTGGTTTTACGGCTTTTACTTTTGGCCCAGAGCAAGTTCCGGGTAGATAGCGTCATGCCGATGATTTAGAACGCGCCCGGAACTCTCAAGATGAGATTCCGGGTTTTTTTGTTAACAACTTCACTCTCATCACGTCAAACAAGGAGAATCTCACAATGATTAATGCTCAACTCGCTGCTCAATCCCATCCTCACCACCAAACAATCGTCAAACTCTCAGAAACAGTCAGCTTCGGGGGAGAAGAGATAGTCATTATTGGTGGCCCCTGCACTGTTGAAAGCTTAGAGCAGATGGAAACAGTCGCCCAAAAGTTAGCCGCTGCACCCGTACAGGCTTTGCGGGGTGGTGTCTACAAACCGCGGACATCTCCTTATGCTTTCCAAGGCATGGGTGAAGAAGGACTAGAAATTTTAGCGGCAGTGCGATCGCGCTACAATATCCCAGTTGTGACTGAAGTCATGTCAATTGCCCAAATTGAAATAGTGGCAGCTCGCGCTGATATGCTGCAAATTGGTAGCCGGAATATGCAAAACTTCGACTTGCTCAAAGCTTTGGGACAAGCCAACAAGCCAATACTACTCAAGCGCGGTTTAGCGGCGACAATTGAAGAATTCGTCATGGCAGCTGAATATATTTTGAGCCACGGTAATCCTGATGTGGTACTTTGTGAAAGAGGGATTCGTAGCTTTGATAATTACACCCGCAATGTACTTGACTTAGGAGCAGTAGCAGCTCTCAAGCAAATTACTCATCTACCAGTGATTGTAGATCCATCCCATGCCGTAGGTAAACGAGAATTAGTAGCACCTATGGCTAAGGCTGCTGTTGCTTGTGGAGCAGATGGCTTAATTATCGAGTGTCATCCCCAACCAGAAAAGTCTGTTTCCGATGCACGTCAAGCACTATCTTTAGAAGATATGGTGAATTTGGTTGATAGTTTAAAGCCTATAGCCGCAGCAGTTGGGCGGAATATATCAGAATCTATCGGGGTAGGTTTAAAAACAGCCCCGATTTTTTGTGCTGCTTAAATTTTAGAAAAAATCTAAGTAACGGACTGACACAGCTAAAATAATGCACTAAAAAATGTTCGTAGTTGCGCTTTAGCGCCTTCTAAACAATAAATTTAATGCCAAACTTTAGTTGTGTCACACCAGTAGCGCGCAATGCTCTAACCCAATGCACCAAAACCTTTGAATAGTGCGTTATGTCAAAAGCTAACGCAACGACAATAAAGCAAAAGCAACATCCACACTGCTTTTTGCCTCCCTATATGTATTCAAAAATCAAATATTAAGTCATAAATTTCTGTCTTGAAAAAAAGTCACAAGGCAGGGGAATAGCAATTGATTACTCCAAAATCGCAAATGTAGTATCAAAAATCGCAAATGTAGTATGCGAAACGGCAATTGAGTACTCGAAAATCGCAATTGATGACTCCGAAATAGCAATTGATCGCTCCGAAATGGCAATTGATTGCCCCGAAATAGTAATTGAGTACTCCAAAATGGCAAATGTGGTATGCGAAACAGCAACTGAGTACTCGAAAATCGCAATTGTGACTACCAAAATAGTAATTGCGGCTAGCTATCCATCAAGAAGGCATCATTCTTTATAATTAGGACTTACGCAATTGGCACAAATAGCAGGCAGGGCAAAGCCCTGACACGCGACAATATAAATCAAACCAAGCACATAAAAATACTTGGGCGCTTCAGTTGCTGAATTAAATAATTAGAAAGCAAGTTATGCTTGATTTGATAGATAGTTTTGCCAGTTCTATAGGCTAAATTCTTTAACCTAACCCAAACCAACATTGCACAAGCAATATGATTTCTTTGGAGTCTAGCTTTCCGACACTGGCAAGATTCAATGCCAGTTAGTTGTTTAATTTCCCTGTGAAACTCCTCTATTTTCCAACGAATTTTACACACCTGTTGTACAACATCCGTGGAACTTTGAGATAAATCGTTAGTGGCGACATAATCCGTTCTGTTGGTAGAAACAGTAACCCGGAATAGTTTCACTTTTTTATTAGCTGGGAATCCTTTAATTTTTATGATTTTACCACAGTCTAATTCTTCTTGGTTCCATTCTAATAATTCAATCCGTTTATATTTTTCTTGACCAAATGTATCATCAACTAAACGATTATTTTTTAAAGGGCAATAATAAATTTTGTCTAAGCTATCAATATATAGCATTAAACTGTGTACCGCATACCATGTATCCATCAAAACAGTATCAAATGGTAAAAGCTTATGATACACAAGGTTTTGGAGCATATCTTTCACATGGTCTATCTTGGTTTTCCCATCGACATCAGGATTAAAAATTCGATAATCTATGACCCAAAATCTTTGAAGTGTAGGGTTGACATACACGCAGCTAACTACACCAATGCCTTTCAGGACACCATGCTCATTACCACTATAT
The genomic region above belongs to Calothrix sp. NIES-2098 and contains:
- a CDS encoding phospho-2-dehydro-3-deoxyheptonate aldolase, yielding MINAQLAAQSHPHHQTIVKLSETVSFGGEEIVIIGGPCTVESLEQMETVAQKLAAAPVQALRGGVYKPRTSPYAFQGMGEEGLEILAAVRSRYNIPVVTEVMSIAQIEIVAARADMLQIGSRNMQNFDLLKALGQANKPILLKRGLAATIEEFVMAAEYILSHGNPDVVLCERGIRSFDNYTRNVLDLGAVAALKQITHLPVIVDPSHAVGKRELVAPMAKAAVACGADGLIIECHPQPEKSVSDARQALSLEDMVNLVDSLKPIAAAVGRNISESIGVGLKTAPIFCAA